A part of Augochlora pura isolate Apur16 chromosome 1, APUR_v2.2.1, whole genome shotgun sequence genomic DNA contains:
- the Alkb gene encoding alpha-ketoglutarate-dependent dioxygenase AlkB → MNYAMQWRRPQYVSMFRDSFKYYKRRNPPIDLQDVVDLNNQDHSKVILKSHCKRECTSDESGKELGLIPVKDWKIYEFSNIPGLIFIRNPFTPVGQRYWILKCLKDYSRKPYKINLDAHNDVGDNESWWDLCYSKSKYVDLIKKLRWSTLGYHHNWDTKLYSETSKTEMPRELSQLTSFIAKNLNFMDFKAEAAIIHYYRMDSTLGGHIDHSEVNMNAPLFSISFGQTAIFLMGGLTQNDPADSMFVRSGDIVIMSGESRYRYHGVPKILPATYIPWEEGEANDNKEQYYKRFPHDWNKAKAYISEARINLNVRQVLPPGQLTLS, encoded by the exons ATGAACTACGCAATGCAATGGCGGCGCCCGCAATACGTTTCAATGTTTCGAGATagctttaaatattataaacgtcGAAACCCTCCGATTGATTTACAAGATGTAGTCGACTTAAATAACCAAGATCATAGTAAA GTTATTTTAAAGTCACATTGTAAAAGAGAGTGCACCAGTGATGAATCTGGAAAAGAATTAGGATTGATACCGGTGAAAGATTGGAAGATTTATGAATTTTCCAATATACCAG GACTGATCTTTATAAGAAATCCATTTACCCCTGTTGGCCAACGGTATTGGAttctaaaatgtttaaaagattACTCAAGAaaaccatataaaataaatttggatGCCCATAATGATGTGGGTGATAATGAGAGTTGGTGGGATTTATGTTATTCCAAGAGCAAGTATGTAGATTTGATCAAGAAATTACGTTGGTCAACACTGGGATATCATCATAATTGGGacactaaattatattctgaaaCATCTAAAACAGAAATGCCTAGAGAATTGTCACAACTGACTTCGTTTATAgcaaaaaatttgaattttatggaCTTCAAAGCAGAAGCAGCAATTATTCATTACTATAGAATGGATTCAACTCTAGGAGGTCATATTGATCACTCTGAAGTTAACATGAATGCACCATTGTTTTCCATAAGCTTTGGACAaactgcaatatttttaatgggaGGACTTACGCAAAATGATCCAGCTGACTCTATGTTTGTAAGAAGTGGAGACATAGTAATAATGTCTGGAGAATCGCGTTACAGGTACCATGGTGTACCAAAAATTTTACCAGCCACTTATATACCGTGGGAGGAAGGAGAAGCAAATGATAATAAGGAGCAATATTATAAACGGTTTCCCCACGATTGGAATAAAGCCAAAGCTTATATTTCCGAGGCTAGaatcaatttaaatgtaaGGCAGGTGTTACCACCTGGACAATTAACTTTGTCATGA
- the Vha36-1 gene encoding V-type proton ATPase subunit Vha36-1 has product MTRDFVYFETSGPASQLINLIPVCLIVLVAMSGKDKLPIFPSRGAQMLMKSRLQGAQKGHGLLKKKADALQMRFRLILGKIIETKTLMGEVMKEAAFSLAEAKFTTGDFNQVVLQNVTKAQIKIRSKKDNVAGVNLPVFESYQDGTDTYELAGLARGGQQLAKLKKNYQRAVKLLVELASLQTSFVTLDEVIKITNRRVNAIEHVIIPRIERTLAYIISELDELEREEFYRLKKIQDKKKEAKAKLEVARSKMMIEDRDVEAPNMLDEGDDDILF; this is encoded by the exons ATGACGCGCGACTTCGTTTACTTTGAAACTTCCGGTCCCGCGAGTCAGCTGATCAATCTCATTCCTGTCTGCTTGATAGTTCTTGTAGCTATGTCTGGAAAGGATAAACTTCCAATTTTCCCTTCTCGGGG AGCACAAATGTTAATGAAGTCTCGACTTCAGGGAGCACAAAAAGGACATGgattattaaagaagaaagCCGATGCATTGCAAATGCGTTTCAGATTGATTTTGGGTAAAATTATTGAG ACAAAAACACTTATGGGAGAAGTAATGAAAGAGGCAGCTTTCTCACTGGCTGAAGCAAAATTTACAACTGGAGATTTTAATCAAGTAGTTCTGCAGAATGTGACTAAAgcacaaattaaaattcgttctAAAAAAGATAATGTGGCTGGTGTTAACCTTCCAGTATTTGAATCATATCAGGATGGTACAGATACGTATGAATTGGCTGGTTTGGCTAGAGGTGGGCAGCAGTTAgccaaattaaaaaagaattatcaAAGAGCAGTCAAGTTGTTAGTGGAACTAGCATCCTTGCAAACAAGTTTTGTGACCCTGGATgaggttattaaaattacaaatcgtCGTGTTAATGCTATTGAACATGTTATCATTCCCAGAATTGAAAGAACTCTTGCCTATATCATTTCCGAGCTTGATGAGTTGGAAAGAGAAGAATTCTACCGGTTAAAAAAGATTCAAGACAAGAAGAAAGAAGCAAAAGCTaag CTTGAAGTAGCAAGATCAAAGATGATGATTGAAGATAGAGATGTTGAAGCTCCGAACATGCTTGATGAAGGAGATGATGACATTTTGTTCTAA
- the LOC144469040 gene encoding arylalkylamine N-acetyltransferase 1 — translation MSSDHLTVVKVPENRFEEAIHHLKWNFFSDEPLNRAVDLCSKGESQFELERHCLLTLKQGYSRMLVDQNGAIAGMVLNGILKKGEREEAERRLAELSDEKFKIIFGLLYKVNEKVDLFTKYNVDELFDCRILSVDENFRGRGLANILMADSIQTAKDAGFKVIKADATGMYSQKVCSKHGFEVEAEISYMELDESIRPAQPHEALKLMVKVLN, via the exons ATGTCGTCTGATCATTTAACGGTCGTTAAAGTTCcagaaaatcgcttcgaggaGGCGATCCATCACTTGAAATGGAACTTTTTTTCCGACGAACCATTGAACCGCGCGGTAGATCTCTGCAGTAAGGGTGAGAGCCAGTTTGAGCTCGAGAGACACTGTCTGCTCACTTTAAAGCAGGGATACTCAAGGATGCTGGTGGATCAGAATGGGGCG ATAGCAGGCATGGTCTTGAATGGTATTTTGAAGAAGGGAGAACGCGAGGAAGCTGAACGTCGGCTTGCCGAATTGAGCgacgaaaaattcaaaataatattcggacTCCTCTACAAGGTCAACGAGAAAGTTGACCTCTTTACCAAGTACAATGTTGACGAGTTGTTCGACTGCCGCATCCTCAGCGTAGACGAGAACTTCCGTGGGAGGGGTCTGGCGAACATTCTGATGGCAGACAGTATACAAACCGCAAAAGATGCTGGCTTTAAG GTGATCAAAGCTGACGCTACGGGGATGTATTCTCAAAAGGTATGCTCGAAACACGGTTTCGAAGTGGAAGCAGAGATCTCGTACATGGAGCTAGACGAGTCAATCAGACCGGCTCAGCCCCATGAAGCTTTGAAACTGATGGTAAAAGTATTGAATTAA
- the LOC144469000 gene encoding cytoplasmic 60S subunit biogenesis factor ZNF622, with protein sequence MTSPFTCITCRVAFRDLEVQRQHYKSDWHRYNLKRKVAELPPVTVEEFQKRVIAQRNKDDEERKEELTNCKICRKNFNTKNQYENHLVSKKHKEKCSKQNIVENTNEDADDMSHSSPGPMLKNDIQKEGSSRSGKRSAEEMEVDSDIESVDSDEWIEGTENPIKNNDCLFCDHHSRSLVKNLKHMTVAHSFFIPDPEYCIDIRGLLTYLGEKIFAGYMCIWCNDTGKSFQSTDAARAHMVDKGHCKMLHEGDALAEYSEFYDYSSSYPDAENCDSDAEVEIPELDDSDYQLVLPSGNVIGHRSLMRYYKQNLNPNRAVAVPKKEKLRKVLLQYRALGWTETQKDIAIKKARDIKYMQRIQAKYSTQLQFKANKLQRYFRPQVNF encoded by the exons ATGACATCGCCGTTTACTTGTATCACGTGTCGTGTGGCATTTCGGGATTTGGAAGTGCAACGACAGCATTATAAATCAGACTGGCACAGGTATAACTTAAAAAGAAAGGTAGCAGAGTTGCCTCCTGTTACTGTAGAAGAATTCCAGAAGCGAGTAATCGCTCAAAGAAATAAAGAcgacgaagaaagaaaagaagaattgACAAATTGTAAGATatgcagaaaaaattttaacacAAAAAATCAATATGAAAATCATCTGGTGTCCAAGAAACATAAGGAGAAATGTTCAAAGCAAAACATAGtagaaaatacaaatgaaGATGCAGATGATATGAGTCATTCTTCTCCAGGTCCTATGTTAAAGAATGATATTCAAAAAGAAGGGTCCAGCCGTAGTGGCAAACGATCAGCAGAGGAAATGGAAGTAGATTCCGACATAGAATCTGTAGACTCGGATGAATGGATAGAAGGCACAGAAAACCCAATAAAGAATAATGATTGCTTATTTTGTGATCATCATAGTAGGTCTTTGGTAAAGAATTTGAAGCATATGACTGTTGCACATTCATTCTTTATACCAGATCCTGAATATTGTATAGATATTAGAGGTTTGCTTACATACCTtggagaaaaaatatttgccggCTACATGTGCATTTGGTGCAATGATACTG GAAAAAGCTTCCAAAGTACTGATGCTGCCAGAGCACACATGGTGGACAAAGGACACTGCAAGATGTTGCATGAAGGAGATGCACTTGCCGAATATTCAGAGTTTTATGATTACTCATCCAGTTATCCAGATGCAGAAAATTGTGACTCGGATGCTGAAGTTGAAATACCTGAACTAGATGACAGTGATTATCAATTGGTTCTGCCATCTGGAAATGTTATTGGCCATAGGTCCCTGATGagatattataaacaaaactTAAACCCAAACAGAGCAGTTGCAGTAccaaagaaagagaaattgcGAAAAGTACTATTACAATACAGAGCTCTTGGATGGACAGAAACACAAAAAGATATTGCCATTAAGAAGGCTAGGGACATAAAATACATGCAAAGAATACAGGCTAAGTATTCTACACAGTTACAATTTAAAGCAAATAAACTGCAAAGATACTTTAGACCCCAAGTAAACTTCTAG
- the LOC144469081 gene encoding uncharacterized protein LOC144469081 isoform X1 yields the protein MTFLRRQETSRISSRGKRSVYSKGGGSRTLSKRFINGNTITYARYNRLLRATCELTTPTWYPGILSGTSNGQAACMIIENHPPLLTKPRQYLHQDTTQRFLNHLVLPKHRTSKFSSNRHRKLQSFRET from the exons atgacttttCTTCGACGTCAAG AAACATCCAGGATATCATCCAGAGGGAAAAGATCGGTGTACAGCAAAGGTGGCGGTAGTAGGACATTGTCCAAGCGATTTATAAACGGCAACACCATCACTTACGCACGGTATAATCGTTTATTGCGAGCAACCTGCGAGTTAACTACTCCAACCTGGTACCCAGGCATTCTTAGTGGCACAAGCAACGGACAGGCAGCGTGTATGATCATTGAAAACCACCCCCCTCTGCTCACCAAACCGAGGCAATATCTGCATCAAGATACCACCCAACGATTTCTGAACCATCTGGTCCTGCCTAAGCACAGGACCTCAAAATTTTCCAG TAATAGGCATCGGAAGCTACAGTCGTTCAGAGAAACGTGA
- the LOC144469056 gene encoding uncharacterized protein LOC144469056 isoform X4, whose amino-acid sequence MLPSYAGLQARSDFSDPAPRGPATTTPQDKDSSRAPYHNAKSTEEIIPKKRLGKHIARYCENGSSTDDEEIIRNDEIDELSRAFCERNKEEHENGTETSADSPRLLIKCTNTISKM is encoded by the exons ATGCTGCCATCGTACGCTGGACTCCAGGCAAGGTCAGATTTCAGCGATCCAGCGCCACGAGGACCAGCGACTACCACTCCGCAG GATAAAGATAGCTCACGAGCTCCTTATCACAATGCAAAATCTACAGAAGAAATAATACCAAAGAAACGACTAGGAAAACATATTGCGAGATATTGCGAAAATGGTAGTTCAACAGatgatgaagaaattattagaaatgatGAAATTGACG AGCTATCGCGTGCCTTCTGCGAGAGGAACAAGGAGGAACACGAG AATGGAACAGAAACGTCAGCAGATAGCCCACGGTTGCTAATAAAATGTACGAATACCATATCCAAGATGTAA
- the LOC144469056 gene encoding uncharacterized protein LOC144469056 isoform X3, translating to MLPSYAGLQARSDFSDPAPRGPATTTPQDKDSSRAPYHNAKSTEEIIPKKRLGKHIARYCENGSSTDDEEIIRNDEIDELSRAFCERNKEEHEVSACRIERSVRLIIDDFHYAVASSLGVVVATRPMRDIVRATDHETINHF from the exons ATGCTGCCATCGTACGCTGGACTCCAGGCAAGGTCAGATTTCAGCGATCCAGCGCCACGAGGACCAGCGACTACCACTCCGCAG GATAAAGATAGCTCACGAGCTCCTTATCACAATGCAAAATCTACAGAAGAAATAATACCAAAGAAACGACTAGGAAAACATATTGCGAGATATTGCGAAAATGGTAGTTCAACAGatgatgaagaaattattagaaatgatGAAATTGACG AGCTATCGCGTGCCTTCTGCGAGAGGAACAAGGAGGAACACGAGGTATCGGCTTGCAGAATAGAACGTAGCGTTCGTCTTATCATCGACGACTTCCATTACGCCGTGGCATCGAGTTTAGGCGTCGTCGTAGCGACGCGGCCGATGCGTGATATTGTGCGCGCAACAGATCATG AAACAATCAATCATTTCTGA
- the LOC144469056 gene encoding uncharacterized protein LOC144469056 isoform X1 yields MLPSYAGLQARSDFSDPAPRGPATTTPQDKDSSRAPYHNAKSTEEIIPKKRLGKHIARYCENGSSTDDEEIIRNDEIDELSRAFCERNKEEHEVSACRIERSVRLIIDDFHYAVASSLGVVVATRPMRDIVRATDHGSVFSSGLLSIASGSFTCIMHFLETINHF; encoded by the exons ATGCTGCCATCGTACGCTGGACTCCAGGCAAGGTCAGATTTCAGCGATCCAGCGCCACGAGGACCAGCGACTACCACTCCGCAG GATAAAGATAGCTCACGAGCTCCTTATCACAATGCAAAATCTACAGAAGAAATAATACCAAAGAAACGACTAGGAAAACATATTGCGAGATATTGCGAAAATGGTAGTTCAACAGatgatgaagaaattattagaaatgatGAAATTGACG AGCTATCGCGTGCCTTCTGCGAGAGGAACAAGGAGGAACACGAGGTATCGGCTTGCAGAATAGAACGTAGCGTTCGTCTTATCATCGACGACTTCCATTACGCCGTGGCATCGAGTTTAGGCGTCGTCGTAGCGACGCGGCCGATGCGTGATATTGTGCGCGCAACAGATCATGGTTCTGTATTTTCGAGCGGGTTATTATCAATCGCGTCCGGCTCGTTTACATGCATTATGCATTTTCTAGAAACAATCAATCATTTCTGA
- the LOC144469056 gene encoding uncharacterized protein LOC144469056 isoform X2: protein MVRRRSPGDFSLRRTDLEQPNIPPPDKDSSRAPYHNAKSTEEIIPKKRLGKHIARYCENGSSTDDEEIIRNDEIDELSRAFCERNKEEHEVSACRIERSVRLIIDDFHYAVASSLGVVVATRPMRDIVRATDHGSVFSSGLLSIASGSFTCIMHFLETINHF, encoded by the exons ATGGTTCGCAGACGATCCCCGGGAGATTTTAGTTTGCGACGGACCGATCTAGAGCAACCGAACATCCCTCCACCG GATAAAGATAGCTCACGAGCTCCTTATCACAATGCAAAATCTACAGAAGAAATAATACCAAAGAAACGACTAGGAAAACATATTGCGAGATATTGCGAAAATGGTAGTTCAACAGatgatgaagaaattattagaaatgatGAAATTGACG AGCTATCGCGTGCCTTCTGCGAGAGGAACAAGGAGGAACACGAGGTATCGGCTTGCAGAATAGAACGTAGCGTTCGTCTTATCATCGACGACTTCCATTACGCCGTGGCATCGAGTTTAGGCGTCGTCGTAGCGACGCGGCCGATGCGTGATATTGTGCGCGCAACAGATCATGGTTCTGTATTTTCGAGCGGGTTATTATCAATCGCGTCCGGCTCGTTTACATGCATTATGCATTTTCTAGAAACAATCAATCATTTCTGA
- the LOC144469081 gene encoding uncharacterized protein LOC144469081 isoform X2, translated as MRLYRAETSRISSRGKRSVYSKGGGSRTLSKRFINGNTITYARYNRLLRATCELTTPTWYPGILSGTSNGQAACMIIENHPPLLTKPRQYLHQDTTQRFLNHLVLPKHRTSKFSSNRHRKLQSFRET; from the exons ATGCGTCTGTACCGAGCAG AAACATCCAGGATATCATCCAGAGGGAAAAGATCGGTGTACAGCAAAGGTGGCGGTAGTAGGACATTGTCCAAGCGATTTATAAACGGCAACACCATCACTTACGCACGGTATAATCGTTTATTGCGAGCAACCTGCGAGTTAACTACTCCAACCTGGTACCCAGGCATTCTTAGTGGCACAAGCAACGGACAGGCAGCGTGTATGATCATTGAAAACCACCCCCCTCTGCTCACCAAACCGAGGCAATATCTGCATCAAGATACCACCCAACGATTTCTGAACCATCTGGTCCTGCCTAAGCACAGGACCTCAAAATTTTCCAG TAATAGGCATCGGAAGCTACAGTCGTTCAGAGAAACGTGA